One stretch of Lacimicrobium alkaliphilum DNA includes these proteins:
- a CDS encoding sigma-70 family RNA polymerase sigma factor gives MFSRKQSISPPVNTDMISKQKRYETLVQALHSDIYRYAYWLVGNKAVAEDITQETFLRAWKSLDSLNDEKAAKSWLITILRRENARRFERKQFDLVDMDDVALSDDGPGHETQLEHRQLHKLMASLSEEYREPLILQIMFGYSGDEIAEQLDLNKNTVMTRLFRARNQIKEALESSEQTRGRKNG, from the coding sequence ATGTTTTCACGAAAGCAAAGTATATCGCCCCCGGTCAATACGGACATGATAAGCAAACAAAAACGCTATGAAACCCTGGTGCAGGCATTGCACAGCGACATCTATCGCTATGCATACTGGCTGGTGGGTAACAAAGCCGTCGCTGAGGATATTACTCAGGAAACCTTCCTGCGAGCCTGGAAGTCGCTCGATTCACTGAACGATGAGAAAGCGGCAAAGTCATGGCTGATCACCATATTGCGGCGAGAGAATGCCCGCCGCTTCGAGCGCAAGCAGTTCGACCTGGTGGATATGGATGATGTCGCGCTGTCTGACGACGGGCCCGGCCATGAAACCCAGCTTGAACACCGCCAGTTACATAAACTCATGGCAAGTTTAAGCGAAGAATACCGTGAGCCCCTTATCTTACAGATTATGTTCGGTTACAGCGGTGATGAAATCGCAGAGCAACTGGACCTGAACAAGAACACCGTAATGACCCGTTTATTCCGGGCCAGAAATCAGATTAAAGAGGCTTTAGAAAGCAGTGAACAGACAAGAGGGCGTAAAAATGGATGA
- a CDS encoding MATE family efflux transporter, with amino-acid sequence MTEHTTKHTSVYGLFKQALTGNIQQDFTKGSIGVAAFLLAVPMVLEMMMESIFAVVDIFFVASLGFEAVAVVGLTEAVLTLIYAIAIGLSMGVTAMVARRIGEGNTVKANQVAGQALWTGMLVSLLIAAIGISYAEEILRLMGADDAVLEMGKNYTLLMLTGSITIIYLFLINAIFRGAGDANVAMRSLWLANGLNIVLDPLLIYGIGPFPEMGVTGAAVATLIGRGSGVIYQLYHLCHHGSSRASRIRVGLAQLKPVWTDMLALVRVSLGGILQFLIATASWVALVRIVSTYGSAAVAGYTIAIRIVIFTILPAWGMSNAVATLVGQNLGAGKPDRAEQSVWKVARYNLYFMLAVAVIFVLFAETLIGLFSEDPLVIADGVNCLRFIAYGYGFYGIGMILIQAFNGAGDTMTPTRINFICYWLLQIPLAYGLAQYWQLGTNGVFIAITIAESLLAVIGLWVFRQGKWKTRMV; translated from the coding sequence ATGACGGAACACACAACAAAACACACCTCTGTGTATGGATTATTTAAACAAGCACTGACAGGCAATATACAACAGGATTTCACCAAAGGTTCTATTGGTGTTGCGGCCTTTTTACTCGCGGTGCCTATGGTGCTGGAGATGATGATGGAGTCCATCTTTGCCGTAGTGGACATATTCTTCGTTGCATCCCTGGGCTTCGAAGCCGTGGCGGTTGTCGGCCTGACAGAAGCTGTACTGACACTGATCTATGCCATCGCCATTGGTCTGAGTATGGGCGTAACGGCCATGGTCGCCAGACGCATTGGCGAAGGCAATACCGTAAAAGCCAATCAGGTTGCCGGACAGGCTCTCTGGACCGGCATGCTGGTATCCCTGCTGATTGCCGCCATAGGTATCAGTTACGCCGAAGAGATACTGCGTTTAATGGGCGCAGACGATGCGGTGCTGGAGATGGGCAAAAACTATACGCTGCTGATGCTTACAGGTTCGATTACCATTATCTACCTGTTTCTGATCAACGCCATCTTCCGGGGTGCAGGAGATGCCAATGTGGCGATGCGCTCGCTGTGGCTGGCAAACGGACTCAATATTGTCCTGGATCCCCTGCTCATCTACGGTATTGGTCCTTTTCCGGAAATGGGCGTAACAGGCGCAGCGGTTGCGACCCTGATAGGTCGGGGTAGCGGAGTCATCTATCAGCTATACCATTTATGTCATCACGGCAGCAGCAGAGCCAGCCGAATCCGGGTTGGACTGGCACAATTGAAGCCTGTGTGGACAGATATGCTGGCACTGGTCAGAGTCTCTTTGGGCGGGATACTGCAGTTCCTGATTGCCACTGCCAGTTGGGTAGCTCTGGTCAGAATCGTCTCCACTTATGGAAGCGCCGCCGTGGCAGGTTATACCATTGCTATCAGGATTGTGATTTTCACCATTCTGCCGGCCTGGGGTATGAGTAACGCTGTGGCAACGCTGGTAGGCCAGAATCTGGGGGCAGGTAAGCCGGACAGGGCCGAACAATCGGTCTGGAAAGTGGCCCGGTATAATCTGTATTTTATGCTGGCAGTGGCCGTTATTTTTGTTCTTTTTGCTGAAACCCTAATCGGTCTGTTTAGCGAGGATCCGCTGGTGATCGCTGACGGTGTCAATTGTCTGCGATTTATCGCCTATGGATACGGCTTTTACGGCATTGGCATGATTTTGATTCAGGCATTCAACGGGGCGGGCGATACCATGACCCCCACCAGAATTAACTTTATCTGCTACTGGCTGTTGCAAATCCCACTGGCGTACGGACTTGCCCAATACTGGCAGTTAGGGACTAATGGTGTTTTTATCGCCATCACCATCGCGGAGTCTCTGCTGGCCGTTATAGGCTTATGGGTATTCAGACAGGGGAAATGGAAAACCAGGATGGTATAG
- a CDS encoding DUF3379 domain-containing protein, whose translation MDDLEFRRTIYANPYCDNKEVKAAAASDPAKQQFWDEMKQLDKALQHTAKVPVPDGLAQRLLLKQSMQSHKQQQIKRRWHLSIAASVIFMLGVSFTLWQQQDVDLSKHALAHVYHDANALQVDENVPLEQVNAKLASFGGQFTDDIGKVYYANFCDFNRVKSLHMVIEGEYGKVTVFVVPHKDNQKLQQQFSDGQYQGRGMDLQQASLIMVGDNQQSLQKIQDRLQSRLLFSA comes from the coding sequence ATGGATGATTTAGAATTCCGCCGTACCATTTATGCCAATCCTTATTGTGACAATAAAGAGGTCAAAGCAGCCGCCGCCAGTGATCCGGCCAAACAGCAGTTCTGGGATGAAATGAAGCAGCTGGACAAGGCATTGCAGCATACGGCAAAAGTACCGGTGCCTGACGGCCTGGCGCAGCGTTTATTGTTAAAGCAGTCGATGCAATCTCATAAACAACAACAGATAAAACGCCGCTGGCATTTGTCGATTGCCGCTTCAGTGATATTTATGCTGGGAGTGAGTTTTACCCTGTGGCAGCAACAGGACGTGGATCTGAGCAAACACGCCCTGGCCCACGTATACCATGATGCGAATGCCCTGCAGGTCGATGAAAATGTGCCTCTTGAACAGGTGAATGCCAAACTGGCCAGTTTTGGCGGTCAGTTCACCGATGACATTGGTAAAGTCTACTACGCCAATTTTTGTGACTTCAACCGGGTAAAAAGCCTGCACATGGTGATTGAGGGTGAATACGGTAAGGTCACTGTGTTTGTGGTGCCCCATAAAGACAATCAGAAGCTGCAACAGCAGTTCAGTGACGGTCAATACCAGGGCCGGGGAATGGATTTGCAACAGGCGAGCCTGATTATGGTGGGTGATAACCAGCAGTCGTTGCAAAAAATACAGGACAGGCTGCAAAGCCGGTTATTGTTCTCGGCCTGA
- a CDS encoding DUF885 domain-containing protein, with amino-acid sequence MQHKQLFQASLIALAITGCSPAPESQQSTVAQQQQAQQQQSESQRLAEFFEQSFEQDLQRSPMYQSYLGLKWDYGKWDDISEQHNNETVTLLKERMAKLESFDLDQLSDQEKLSFKVYKTDVERKLANDKFRHHTYIMDQFRAWHTTVPSFLINIHSVKTLDDAEAYIERLNGVETLFNQVIDQLKIREELGVFPPKWSYDQMITAAENVVTGIPFAEMEKRSTIWEDINSKIAQLEVGETEKEDMLEQARTALITKVKPAYDKLIDELAHQQTLSPEGDGVWRLPDGDKWYQNRLRWFTTTDLNADEVHQIGLDNVERIHNQMREIMQQVEFDGNLSEFFEFMRTDEQFYYPATDEGRNRYLSEAKALIDTMEEKIPEYFGLLPQADMVVKRVEEFREKSAGKAFYQSPAKDGSRPGTYYANLYNMQDMPTYQMEALAYHEGIPGHHMQRAIAQELDGIPEFQKYVSFTAYTEGWGLYTEELAKDMGFYEDPYSDFGRLAMELWRACRLVVDTGIHAKKWSREEAIDYLIKNTPNPAGDATKAIERYIAMPGQATAYMIGKLKIMELRQWAMDELGEDFDYKGFHDEVLKDGPVPMTILESKIRNWVAEVKKA; translated from the coding sequence ATGCAACATAAGCAATTATTTCAGGCCAGCCTAATCGCCCTGGCCATTACCGGATGCAGTCCGGCCCCTGAATCACAGCAATCGACTGTGGCACAGCAGCAACAGGCACAGCAGCAACAGAGTGAATCTCAGCGCCTGGCCGAATTTTTCGAACAGAGTTTTGAACAGGATCTGCAGCGCTCACCCATGTACCAAAGTTATCTGGGGCTTAAATGGGATTACGGAAAGTGGGACGATATCTCAGAACAGCACAACAACGAGACGGTAACGTTGCTCAAAGAGCGCATGGCTAAGCTGGAAAGCTTCGATCTCGACCAGCTCAGCGACCAGGAAAAGCTGAGTTTTAAGGTTTACAAAACCGATGTCGAACGAAAGCTGGCCAACGACAAATTTCGCCATCATACCTACATTATGGATCAATTCCGCGCCTGGCATACCACTGTCCCAAGCTTTCTGATTAACATTCACAGCGTTAAGACTCTGGATGACGCCGAAGCCTACATAGAACGTCTTAACGGTGTTGAGACACTGTTCAACCAGGTGATTGATCAGTTAAAAATCCGTGAAGAGCTGGGCGTATTTCCTCCCAAATGGTCTTACGACCAGATGATTACCGCGGCAGAAAATGTGGTAACAGGCATTCCCTTTGCCGAAATGGAGAAACGCTCCACGATTTGGGAAGACATTAATAGCAAAATCGCGCAGCTGGAAGTGGGTGAAACCGAGAAAGAAGATATGCTGGAACAAGCCAGAACTGCGTTAATCACCAAAGTCAAACCAGCTTATGACAAGCTGATCGACGAACTGGCTCATCAGCAAACACTCTCACCTGAGGGTGATGGTGTATGGCGTTTACCTGATGGTGATAAGTGGTACCAGAACCGTCTTCGGTGGTTTACCACCACAGATCTTAATGCCGACGAGGTGCACCAGATTGGGCTGGATAATGTAGAGCGGATCCACAACCAGATGCGAGAGATCATGCAGCAGGTGGAGTTTGACGGCAACCTGAGTGAATTCTTCGAATTTATGCGCACCGATGAGCAATTCTACTATCCTGCCACTGACGAAGGGCGTAATCGCTACCTGAGTGAAGCCAAAGCGCTGATCGATACCATGGAAGAAAAGATCCCTGAGTACTTCGGACTGCTGCCTCAGGCTGACATGGTGGTCAAACGGGTAGAAGAATTCAGAGAAAAGTCTGCTGGCAAGGCCTTTTACCAAAGCCCGGCCAAAGATGGCAGCCGTCCAGGTACTTACTACGCCAACCTGTATAATATGCAGGATATGCCGACCTACCAGATGGAGGCCCTTGCCTATCACGAAGGCATTCCAGGCCACCATATGCAAAGGGCCATTGCCCAGGAGCTGGATGGTATTCCTGAGTTTCAGAAATATGTCTCTTTCACCGCCTATACTGAAGGCTGGGGACTGTATACTGAGGAACTGGCCAAAGATATGGGCTTCTATGAAGACCCTTACTCTGACTTCGGTCGCCTGGCGATGGAGTTATGGCGAGCCTGTCGCCTGGTAGTGGATACCGGTATCCATGCGAAAAAGTGGAGTCGCGAAGAGGCTATTGATTACCTGATTAAAAATACCCCTAACCCGGCGGGCGATGCCACCAAAGCCATTGAGCGCTATATCGCCATGCCTGGACAGGCCACAGCTTACATGATTGGCAAACTAAAAATCATGGAACTGCGGCAATGGGCCATGGATGAATTAGGTGAAGACTTTGATTACAAGGGTTTTCATGATGAGGTACTCAAGGATGGTCCGGTACCCATGACCATTCTGGAGAGCAAAATCCGTAACTGGGTGGCTGAGGTCAAAAAAGCCTGA